One window of the Octopus sinensis linkage group LG9, ASM634580v1, whole genome shotgun sequence genome contains the following:
- the LOC118764675 gene encoding uncharacterized protein LOC118764675 has product MAKAHGCNIPPTWHETEMAGEDWFSGYLQRHKNLSIRIPQATSLARAASFNKTNVAMFFNQLAEVMLRDKFDPFNIYMDETGITTVQRPDRIIARKGTKQVGKMTSAEMGILVTLACCVNATGNSIPPFFVLPQKNLRPHFLNNRPSGSDGGTNPSGWMCEEQFVKFLQHFVRNGKCSKQSPCLFLLNNHDSHLSIEGHHHAFFSTSLHTQVTAIGQSGLWTTEEVHRP; this is encoded by the coding sequence ATGGCAAAGGCACATGGATGTAATATTCCTCCAACCTGGCATGAGACAGAAATGGCAGGTGAAGACTGGTTCTCTGGATATCTTCAACGACACAAGAATTTATCCATAAGAATTCCACAGGCAACAAGCTTGGCACGAGCAGCAAGTTTCAACAAGACAAATGTTGCTATGTTTTTCAACCAACTTGCTGAGGTGATGCTTCGGGATAAATTTGATCCATTCAATATCTACATGGATGAAACTGGCATAACAACTGTGCAGCGCCCCGATAGAATTATTGCCAGAAAAGGAACAAAGCAAGTGGGAAAAATGACAAGTGCGGAGATGGGAATTCTGGTCACATTGGCATGCTGTGTAAATGCCACTGGAAACAGCATACCACCATTTTTTGTTTTACCCCAGAAGAACTTGAGGCCACATTTCCTGAACAATAGACCATCAGGCAGCGATGGAGGTACTAATCCATCTGGTTGGATGTGTGAGGAGCAGTTTGTGAAATTCCTTCAACACTTTGTGAGGAATGGGAAATGTTCAAAGCAGTCACCGTGCCTTTTCTTGCTGAACAATCATGATTCCCACCTTAGTATCGAGGGGCATCACCATGCTTTCTTTTCCACCTCACTGCACACACAGGTTACAGCCATTGGACAAAGTGGTCTATGGACCACTGAAGAAGTACACAGACCATGA